From Romeriopsis navalis LEGE 11480, one genomic window encodes:
- a CDS encoding response regulator codes for MIIAGRASRWSRMSEHVKILIVEQHNLSRVGLSAALQRVEGFEVVGEAATAEQALEQLLLHQPDVTILDIDLPDYDGIELIRVYRHEQLRLGKSASDIQGSFLILTTHNHASSVMAAFAAGADSYTLKDTSLSQLIEAIRITHEGSSWIDPKIARLVLQETRKASQRSRAPKINMDTHDSVDALNNSVLPAELMTEIEMSTTIAIKALKPEYQEVIDSYPLTEREMEVLELIVCGCTNNGIAQQLNVTPGTVKTHVRNILVKLCAHDRTQAAVRALRAGLIS; via the coding sequence GTGATTATCGCTGGTCGAGCTTCAAGGTGGAGTAGGATGTCAGAGCACGTCAAAATTTTAATTGTTGAGCAGCATAATCTTAGTCGCGTGGGTCTCAGTGCGGCCTTGCAACGAGTTGAAGGCTTCGAGGTAGTAGGTGAGGCAGCCACCGCTGAACAGGCATTAGAGCAGCTTTTATTACATCAACCTGATGTCACAATTCTGGATATTGATTTACCCGATTATGATGGAATCGAATTGATCCGGGTATATCGCCATGAGCAACTTCGCCTAGGCAAGTCCGCCAGCGACATACAGGGAAGTTTCTTAATCCTGACGACGCATAATCATGCAAGCTCTGTCATGGCAGCATTTGCAGCAGGTGCCGATTCTTACACATTAAAGGATACGAGTCTCAGCCAGTTGATTGAAGCAATCCGAATTACCCATGAGGGTAGCTCCTGGATTGACCCAAAAATTGCTCGATTGGTCCTGCAAGAAACGCGCAAAGCCAGTCAGCGATCGCGTGCTCCGAAAATAAATATGGACACGCATGATTCTGTAGACGCATTGAATAATTCTGTGTTACCGGCTGAGCTGATGACAGAAATAGAGATGTCAACAACGATCGCAATCAAAGCATTGAAGCCAGAGTATCAAGAGGTGATTGACTCTTATCCTTTAACAGAGCGTGAGATGGAAGTACTAGAACTGATTGTTTGTGGCTGCACCAATAACGGAATTGCACAGCAACTCAACGTCACACCTGGCACAGTCAAAACCCATGTACGAAATATTTTGGTGAAACTTTGTGCGCACGATCGAACCCAAGCGGCAGTACGAGCGCTCCGAGCTGGATTGATATCTTAA
- a CDS encoding response regulator, giving the protein MNILLVEDDALLAKGTARIIERQGQHQVQVSMDPEYIFEVCSSGAIDLIIMDVNLPGAIWQGEEVTGSDLSKYLKSQPLTQKIPIIVLTAYAMRSEQNHLLQVAQADALFTKPLVDYGDLLKTIADLTVTHPPETNR; this is encoded by the coding sequence GTGAATATTCTGTTAGTTGAAGATGATGCATTGTTGGCTAAAGGCACAGCCAGGATTATCGAGCGCCAAGGGCAGCATCAAGTACAAGTCTCTATGGATCCGGAATATATTTTTGAGGTCTGTAGCAGCGGTGCAATTGATCTAATCATTATGGATGTCAACTTGCCTGGAGCCATTTGGCAAGGGGAAGAAGTAACTGGGTCAGATTTATCGAAATATCTAAAATCTCAGCCATTAACCCAGAAAATTCCGATTATTGTATTAACCGCCTATGCGATGCGTTCAGAGCAAAATCATCTTCTGCAAGTGGCCCAAGCTGATGCACTGTTTACAAAGCCACTCGTTGACTATGGTGATTTGCTCAAGACGATTGCCGACCTCACGGTAACCCACCCACCTGAAACAAATCGTTGA
- a CDS encoding GAF domain-containing protein, whose amino-acid sequence MEQAPHPPVDELNSRQWSILNRITSQIRQSLELQEILNTTVQEVQHFLQTDRVKIYRFDRDGNGQVIAEAIADDRLPSLNGLHFPAGDIPPQARALFCKAKVRTIINLAEQRIYLSEPDRLSTSDDDLTVEAVQETPLQGLLSRAVDPCHVEYLSLMGVQSTIVVPILQQNDLWGLLISHHSQPRKLSPHNVQIMQIIADQVGIAITQASLLQQLRRQAEQQTLVNRITNLLHAPIPRAEMLQTMLDAIAQIMDASGGYLHLAAPLEQEDYLLRYGKQPQLGQAQWQSLASRLMADEAIQTISNIQDNAQIFPYIPAFLESQLRSLMFVPLRYGQESLGYLSLFRSEIDTKKLWAGGMNTDARQDRPRQSFEEWQEIKQAQPHVWETESIELIEDLASQLSIVIIQERLYRKEHQQRLLVELRNRELDLARNAAETASRLKSDFLSSTSHELRTPLAATLNYLKLLNDELYDNEEERHEYVQAAHQSAKNLLAIINDVLDIAKVEAGKLSIEYETFALQPLLREQEILFKPSIKDERIQFQMTSAVEEITTDQMRLRQILTNLVGNAFKFTRTGSIHLDVVRDVQVDQPVIIFTITDTGIGIDPKNLDDLFEAFVQADGSIRRSYGGTGLGLTICKKLIDCLGGQITLSSAGEGHGTVAQFTLPDRQLN is encoded by the coding sequence ATGGAACAAGCCCCCCACCCGCCTGTGGATGAGCTGAATAGCAGACAGTGGAGTATCCTGAATCGAATTACTAGCCAGATTAGGCAGTCGTTAGAACTCCAGGAAATCCTCAATACGACGGTTCAAGAAGTGCAACACTTCCTCCAGACCGATCGCGTCAAGATCTATCGCTTTGATCGAGATGGCAATGGGCAGGTCATTGCCGAAGCGATTGCCGATGATCGTCTACCCAGTCTCAACGGTCTGCATTTCCCCGCTGGTGATATCCCGCCCCAAGCCCGTGCGCTATTTTGTAAAGCGAAGGTTCGGACAATTATCAATTTAGCAGAACAGCGGATCTATCTGAGTGAGCCCGATCGATTATCAACAAGTGATGACGATTTAACGGTAGAGGCGGTGCAAGAAACGCCACTGCAAGGTTTGCTTTCGCGCGCCGTCGATCCTTGCCATGTGGAATATTTATCGTTGATGGGTGTGCAATCAACGATCGTCGTACCAATTCTCCAGCAAAATGATCTGTGGGGATTGCTCATCTCCCATCACAGTCAACCCCGAAAGCTCTCTCCGCATAATGTGCAAATTATGCAGATCATTGCCGACCAAGTCGGAATCGCAATTACCCAGGCTTCACTCTTGCAGCAGTTACGTCGTCAAGCCGAGCAACAAACCCTCGTTAACCGAATTACCAATCTACTCCATGCGCCAATCCCGCGCGCAGAGATGTTGCAAACGATGCTGGACGCGATCGCCCAAATTATGGATGCGAGTGGTGGCTATCTGCATTTGGCTGCACCGCTGGAGCAAGAAGACTATTTACTGCGTTATGGGAAACAGCCCCAGCTGGGACAGGCGCAGTGGCAATCGCTGGCTAGTCGCTTGATGGCAGATGAAGCGATCCAAACTATTTCGAATATTCAGGATAATGCCCAAATTTTCCCTTATATTCCGGCCTTTCTTGAATCACAGCTACGCAGCCTAATGTTTGTGCCATTGCGTTATGGTCAAGAATCGCTCGGATATTTGAGTCTCTTTCGATCGGAAATCGATACCAAGAAACTTTGGGCGGGTGGCATGAATACTGATGCGCGCCAGGATCGGCCACGTCAGTCCTTTGAAGAATGGCAAGAAATTAAACAAGCACAACCCCATGTCTGGGAAACTGAATCGATCGAACTGATTGAAGATCTAGCGAGCCAGCTATCGATCGTAATTATACAGGAACGACTCTATCGCAAAGAGCATCAACAGCGCTTACTAGTTGAATTGCGCAACCGCGAACTTGACTTAGCACGTAACGCGGCGGAAACAGCAAGTCGGTTAAAGTCAGACTTTCTATCATCAACCAGCCATGAATTGCGAACGCCGCTCGCAGCAACACTCAATTATCTCAAATTGCTCAATGATGAGCTGTACGATAATGAAGAAGAACGACATGAATATGTTCAAGCGGCGCATCAATCAGCCAAAAATTTGCTTGCGATCATCAATGATGTACTTGACATTGCAAAAGTTGAGGCCGGTAAACTCTCTATTGAGTATGAAACATTCGCGCTACAACCGTTGCTGCGGGAGCAGGAAATACTATTTAAGCCCAGCATTAAAGACGAACGCATTCAGTTTCAAATGACATCGGCGGTTGAGGAAATCACCACCGATCAAATGCGCCTTCGACAGATCCTGACTAACCTAGTTGGAAATGCTTTTAAGTTCACCCGCACGGGCAGCATCCACCTTGATGTAGTGCGCGATGTACAGGTCGATCAGCCAGTCATTATTTTTACAATCACGGATACCGGCATTGGAATTGATCCAAAGAATCTCGATGACTTATTTGAAGCATTTGTTCAGGCCGATGGTTCAATTCGGCGCTCCTATGGCGGCACTGGCCTCGGGTTAACGATTTGCAAAAAATTGATCGATTGTCTGGGAGGCCAAATTACCTTATCCAGTGCAGGTGAAGGTCACGGTACAGTGGCGCAATTTACGTTGCCCGATCGTCAGTTAAACTAG